A section of the Pseudomonas sp. FP453 genome encodes:
- a CDS encoding heavy metal response regulator transcription factor translates to MRVLIIEDEEKTADYLHRGLTEQGYTVDVAREGVEGLHLALENDYAVIVLDVMLPGLDGFGVLRALRARKQTPVIMLTARERVEDRIRGLREGADDYLGKPFSFLELVARLQALTRRSGGHEPVQVTVADLWIDLISRKASRNGLRLDLTAKEFSLLSVLARRQGEILSKTAIAEMVWDINFDSDANVVEVAIKRLRAKLDGPFEQKLLHTIRGMGYVLESRSVG, encoded by the coding sequence ATGCGCGTCCTGATTATTGAAGATGAAGAAAAAACCGCGGACTACCTGCATCGCGGCCTGACGGAGCAAGGCTACACCGTCGATGTGGCACGCGAAGGCGTCGAGGGTCTGCACCTGGCGCTGGAAAACGACTACGCGGTGATCGTGCTCGATGTGATGCTGCCAGGCCTGGACGGTTTTGGCGTCTTGCGGGCGTTGCGCGCCCGCAAGCAGACGCCGGTGATCATGCTCACCGCCCGCGAACGCGTGGAAGACCGCATTCGCGGCCTGCGTGAAGGCGCCGATGATTACCTGGGCAAGCCGTTTTCCTTCCTGGAGCTGGTGGCGCGCCTGCAAGCCCTGACCCGCCGCAGCGGCGGCCATGAACCGGTGCAGGTGACGGTCGCCGACTTGTGGATCGACCTGATCAGCCGCAAGGCCAGTCGCAACGGCCTGCGCCTGGACCTGACTGCCAAGGAATTCTCGCTGCTCAGCGTGCTCGCGCGGCGCCAGGGCGAGATCCTGTCCAAGACGGCGATTGCGGAGATGGTCTGGGACATCAATTTCGACAGCGACGCCAATGTGGTGGAGGTCGCGATCAAGCGCCTGCGTGCCAAGCTCGACGGGCCGTTCGAGCAAAAACTGCTGCACACCATCCGTGGCATGGGTTATGTGCTGGAGAGTCGCAGTGTCGGCTAA
- a CDS encoding multidrug efflux RND transporter permease subunit, whose translation MTSRGSISAWCIDRPVATLLLTFAMVLLGLIAFPKLPIAPLPQAEFPTIQVSAQLPGASPDTMASSVATPLEVQFSAIPGMSQMTSSSALGTSVLTLQFTLDKSIDTAAQEVQAAINTASGKLPSDMPSLPTWRKVNPADSPVLVISINSHDLPGTQLSDLVETLLARQISQIDGVGQINITGQQRPAIRVQASPDRLAAIGLTLADIRLAIQQSSLNLAKGALYGANSVSTLSTNDQLFHAEEYGDLIITYKNGAPVQLRDVAKVVEASENAYVQAWAGDVPGVNLVITRQPGANIVETVERIQAELPRLQAMLPASVELSVLIDRTTTIRASLHEVELTLLIAVLLVIGVMAIFLRQWSATLIVSSVLGVSLIASFALMYVMGFSLNNLTLVAIVIAVGFVVDDAIVVVENIHRHLEAGLDKRDAAIKGASEIGFTVVSISVSLVAAFIPLLFMGGVVGRLFKEFALTATSTILISVVVSLTLAPTLAALFMKAPAHRPQEKPGFGERLLAGYEKYLRKALAHQRTMLGIFGLTLGMAVAGYVLIPKGFFPLQDTGFILGTSEAAADVSYPDMVAKHKALAEILKADPAIQAFSHAVGVTGSNQTIANGRFWISLKDRGDRDVSASEFIDRIRPKLARVPGIVLYLRAGQDINLSSGPSRSQYQYVLKSNDGATLNTWTQRLTEKLRGIPAFRDVSNDLQLGGSITHISIDRRAAARFGLTATDIDQALYDAFGQRQVNEFQTEINQYQVVLELDTQQRGRAESLNYFYLRSPLTNEMVPLSAVATVDAPTVGPLSISHDGMFPAANLSFNLAPGVALGDAVILLNQAKNEIGMPASIIGNFQGAAQAFQSSLASQPWLILAALVAVYIILGVLYESFVHPLTIISTLPSAGLGALVMLWLLGQDFSIMALIGLVLLIGIVKKNGILLIDFALEAQRTRGLSPQDAIFEACITRFRPIIMTTLAALLGALPLMLGYGAGAELRQPLGIAVVGGLLVSQALTLFTTPVIYLYLEKLFHRPKPALELATTH comes from the coding sequence ATGACGTCGCGGGGCTCTATCTCCGCCTGGTGCATCGATCGCCCGGTCGCCACCCTGTTGCTGACCTTCGCCATGGTGCTGCTCGGGCTGATCGCCTTCCCGAAACTGCCCATCGCCCCACTGCCGCAAGCGGAATTCCCTACGATCCAGGTCTCCGCGCAATTGCCCGGCGCCAGCCCGGACACCATGGCGTCATCGGTGGCCACCCCGCTGGAAGTGCAATTCAGCGCCATCCCCGGCATGTCCCAGATGACGTCCAGCAGTGCCCTTGGCACGAGCGTGTTGACCCTGCAATTCACCCTCGACAAAAGCATCGACACCGCCGCGCAGGAAGTACAGGCGGCGATCAACACCGCCTCCGGCAAGTTGCCCAGTGACATGCCAAGCCTGCCGACCTGGAGAAAGGTCAACCCGGCCGACAGCCCGGTGCTGGTCATCAGTATCAATTCCCACGACTTGCCGGGCACCCAGCTGAGCGACCTGGTCGAAACCCTGCTGGCCCGGCAAATCAGCCAGATCGACGGTGTTGGCCAAATCAATATCACCGGCCAGCAACGCCCGGCGATCCGTGTGCAGGCCTCGCCGGACAGGCTGGCAGCCATCGGCCTGACCCTGGCCGATATCCGCCTGGCGATCCAGCAGTCGAGCCTGAACCTGGCCAAAGGCGCGCTGTACGGCGCAAACAGCGTGTCCACCCTTTCGACCAACGATCAGCTGTTTCATGCCGAGGAATACGGTGACCTGATCATCACCTACAAGAACGGCGCCCCCGTGCAATTGCGCGACGTGGCCAAGGTGGTCGAAGCCTCGGAAAACGCCTACGTGCAGGCGTGGGCTGGCGATGTACCCGGTGTCAACCTGGTGATTACCCGCCAGCCCGGCGCGAACATCGTCGAGACCGTTGAACGGATCCAGGCCGAACTGCCTCGCCTGCAAGCGATGCTGCCGGCGTCGGTCGAGCTGAGCGTCCTGATCGACCGTACCACCACCATCCGTGCCTCCCTGCACGAAGTTGAACTGACCCTGCTGATCGCCGTACTGCTGGTGATCGGGGTCATGGCGATTTTCCTGCGCCAGTGGTCGGCGACGCTGATTGTGTCGAGCGTGCTGGGGGTGTCGCTGATCGCCAGCTTCGCCCTGATGTACGTGATGGGATTCAGCCTCAACAACCTCACCCTGGTGGCCATTGTGATCGCCGTGGGGTTTGTGGTGGACGATGCGATTGTGGTGGTGGAGAACATCCATCGTCACCTTGAGGCCGGACTGGACAAGCGCGACGCGGCAATCAAGGGTGCCAGCGAGATCGGCTTTACCGTGGTGTCCATCAGCGTATCCCTGGTGGCGGCGTTCATTCCGCTGTTGTTCATGGGCGGCGTCGTCGGGCGGCTGTTCAAGGAATTTGCGTTGACGGCCACCTCGACCATCCTCATTTCCGTGGTGGTCTCCCTGACACTTGCCCCCACCTTGGCGGCGCTGTTCATGAAAGCGCCGGCCCATCGCCCCCAGGAAAAACCCGGTTTTGGCGAGCGCCTGCTGGCGGGCTATGAAAAGTACCTGCGCAAGGCCCTCGCCCATCAGCGCACCATGCTTGGCATCTTCGGGCTGACGCTGGGCATGGCTGTCGCCGGGTACGTATTGATCCCCAAGGGCTTTTTCCCACTGCAGGACACCGGCTTTATCCTGGGTACCAGCGAAGCCGCTGCGGACGTGTCGTATCCGGACATGGTCGCCAAACACAAGGCCCTCGCGGAAATCCTCAAGGCCGATCCGGCGATCCAGGCCTTCTCCCACGCGGTGGGGGTGACCGGCAGCAACCAGACCATCGCCAATGGCCGTTTCTGGATTTCCCTCAAGGATCGTGGTGACCGCGACGTCTCCGCCAGCGAGTTCATCGACCGCATTCGGCCAAAGCTTGCCAGGGTACCGGGGATTGTCCTGTACCTGCGCGCCGGCCAGGACATCAACCTCAGTTCCGGCCCCAGCCGCAGCCAGTACCAGTACGTGCTCAAAAGCAACGACGGGGCCACGTTGAACACCTGGACCCAGCGCCTCACCGAGAAACTCCGTGGCATCCCGGCCTTTCGTGATGTCTCCAACGACCTGCAACTGGGCGGCAGCATCACCCACATCAGCATCGACCGCCGCGCCGCCGCGCGTTTCGGCCTGACGGCCACCGATATCGACCAGGCACTGTACGACGCCTTCGGCCAACGCCAGGTCAATGAGTTCCAGACCGAGATCAACCAGTACCAGGTGGTGCTGGAACTGGACACCCAGCAACGCGGCCGGGCCGAAAGCCTGAACTACTTCTATCTGCGCTCGCCGCTGACCAATGAAATGGTGCCGCTGTCAGCTGTGGCCACGGTGGATGCGCCGACGGTCGGGCCACTGTCCATCAGCCATGACGGCATGTTCCCGGCGGCCAACCTGTCGTTCAACCTGGCGCCCGGCGTGGCATTGGGGGATGCGGTGATCCTGCTCAACCAGGCGAAGAACGAGATCGGCATGCCCGCCTCGATCATCGGCAACTTCCAGGGTGCGGCACAGGCGTTCCAGAGCTCGCTGGCCAGCCAGCCGTGGCTGATCCTGGCAGCGCTGGTGGCGGTCTACATCATCCTCGGCGTGCTGTACGAAAGCTTTGTGCACCCGTTGACCATTATCTCGACGCTGCCCTCGGCGGGCCTGGGGGCGCTGGTCATGTTGTGGCTGCTGGGCCAGGACTTTTCGATCATGGCCCTGATCGGCCTGGTGCTGCTGATCGGCATCGTCAAGAAAAACGGCATCCTGCTGATCGACTTCGCCCTGGAGGCCCAGCGCACGCGCGGGTTATCGCCACAGGACGCGATCTTCGAAGCCTGCATTACACGCTTTCGTCCCATCATCATGACGACCCTGGCCGCCCTGCTCGGCGCCTTGCCGCTGATGCTAGGCTACGGCGCCGGTGCCGAGCTGCGCCAGCCCCTGGGTATCGCGGTGGTCGGCGGCCTGCTGGTGAGCCAGGCGCTGACGCTGTTTACCACTCCGGTCATATACTTGTACCTCGAGAAGCTCTTCCACAGGCCCAAACCAGCGCTTGAGCTGGCGACCACACATTAA
- a CDS encoding efflux RND transporter periplasmic adaptor subunit, translated as MNIIRRKTVVIVGVLVVLVVAAWALTRPAKTRLVASVAVPVRVMKVVEQDLPRYVTGLGSVLSLHSVVIRPQIDGILTQLLVKEGQWVKVGDLLATIDDRSIRASLDQARAQLGQSQAQLQVALVNLKRYKDLSVDDGVSKQTYDQQQALVNQLKATVQGNQAAIDSAQVQLSYTQIRSPVTGRVGIRTVDEGNFLRMSDAQGLFSVTQIDPIAIEFSLPQQMLPTLQGLIAASYPAFVGAYLGANTDGENSELLGQGRLSLIDNQINSTTGTIRAKAEFRNSTQTLWPGQLVTVKIQTALDRNALAVPPSVVQRGLDSHFVYRVNDAKVEIVPVQVVYQDSDRTILKGIQVGDVLVSDGQSRLKAGVQVEILKEPSHVIQTADAKVLP; from the coding sequence ATGAACATCATCAGAAGAAAAACTGTCGTGATCGTGGGAGTCCTCGTGGTGCTGGTTGTCGCAGCCTGGGCACTGACCCGACCGGCCAAGACCAGGCTGGTGGCCTCCGTCGCCGTGCCGGTACGGGTGATGAAAGTCGTGGAACAGGATTTGCCACGCTACGTCACGGGCCTGGGTTCGGTGCTGTCGCTGCACAGTGTGGTGATCCGCCCGCAGATCGACGGCATCCTCACGCAATTGCTGGTCAAGGAAGGTCAATGGGTGAAGGTGGGCGACCTGCTGGCGACTATCGACGACCGCTCGATCCGCGCCAGCCTCGACCAGGCGCGCGCGCAACTGGGGCAAAGCCAGGCGCAGCTGCAAGTGGCGCTGGTCAATCTCAAGCGCTACAAGGATCTGAGCGTCGATGACGGCGTGTCCAAGCAGACCTACGACCAGCAGCAAGCGCTGGTGAACCAATTGAAGGCGACGGTGCAAGGCAATCAGGCCGCAATCGATTCGGCTCAGGTACAACTCTCCTACACCCAGATACGCTCACCTGTCACGGGTCGCGTCGGTATTCGCACCGTCGATGAAGGTAATTTCCTGCGGATGAGCGATGCCCAAGGGCTGTTCTCGGTCACCCAGATCGACCCGATTGCCATCGAATTTTCCCTGCCGCAGCAGATGCTGCCGACACTGCAGGGCCTGATTGCCGCCAGCTACCCGGCCTTCGTCGGCGCCTACCTGGGCGCCAATACCGACGGTGAAAACAGCGAACTGCTCGGCCAGGGCCGACTGAGCCTGATCGACAACCAGATCAACAGTACCACCGGCACCATTCGCGCCAAGGCCGAGTTCCGCAATAGCACGCAAACACTCTGGCCAGGCCAATTGGTGACCGTCAAGATCCAGACCGCCCTCGACCGCAATGCCCTCGCCGTGCCGCCAAGCGTGGTGCAACGCGGCCTGGACTCGCACTTCGTGTACCGCGTCAACGACGCCAAGGTAGAAATCGTGCCGGTGCAGGTGGTGTACCAAGACAGCGACCGCACGATCCTCAAGGGCATCCAGGTCGGTGATGTGCTGGTCAGCGATGGCCAGTCGCGGCTCAAGGCTGGCGTCCAGGTCGAGATCCTCAAGGAGCCATCCCACGTGATCCAGACCGCTGACGCCAAGGTGCTGCCATGA
- a CDS encoding transporter substrate-binding domain-containing protein has translation MAPISLRVSLGLLLWVVSASVAAYEPARHEIRFAVVAQFPPFQSRDPQGQMVGLNIDLGNALCQQLNVRCIWVDQVLMENFPALEARRFDAIMGMAATSRRRRWVSFTEDLYPFTTRLVARKASGLLPTKQSLKGKRVGVLLKSNREAFALSKWAPAGVIVKSFWLNDELVRSLVAGEIDATLQGTVEIREALLDTADGEDFDFLGPEVSAQLLGNGVAIAVRKSDMTLRTDLNRALEQLMHNGEYQRIIQPYRLDISPPAIQ, from the coding sequence ATGGCACCCATCTCCCTACGCGTTTCCCTCGGCTTGCTGTTGTGGGTTGTGTCCGCCAGTGTTGCAGCATATGAACCGGCACGGCACGAAATCCGCTTCGCCGTCGTCGCGCAGTTCCCTCCTTTCCAAAGCCGTGACCCGCAAGGGCAGATGGTGGGGTTGAACATCGACTTGGGCAACGCGTTGTGCCAGCAGCTCAATGTGCGTTGCATCTGGGTCGATCAGGTCCTGATGGAGAATTTTCCGGCACTTGAAGCCCGGCGGTTCGACGCGATCATGGGCATGGCCGCTACGTCCAGACGGCGCCGCTGGGTCAGTTTTACCGAAGACCTCTATCCATTCACCACGCGTCTGGTGGCGCGCAAGGCATCCGGCTTGCTGCCGACCAAGCAGTCACTCAAAGGCAAGCGTGTCGGGGTGTTGCTGAAGAGTAATCGCGAGGCCTTTGCCCTGTCGAAGTGGGCGCCTGCGGGGGTGATCGTCAAGAGTTTCTGGCTCAACGACGAACTGGTGCGTAGCCTGGTGGCAGGCGAGATAGATGCAACGTTGCAAGGCACCGTGGAAATCCGCGAGGCCCTGCTCGACACCGCCGATGGCGAGGATTTCGACTTTCTCGGCCCCGAAGTCTCGGCGCAGCTGTTGGGCAACGGCGTGGCGATAGCGGTGCGCAAGTCCGATATGACGTTGCGTACCGACCTCAATCGCGCCCTCGAGCAACTGATGCACAACGGCGAGTACCAGCGGATCATCCAGCCCTATCGCCTGGATATCAGCCCTCCTGCCATACAATGA